In Thermomicrobiales bacterium, the following are encoded in one genomic region:
- a CDS encoding META domain-containing protein, translating into MRRRIIKPAIVLAALVALTTVLAACGTTGQAARLLDSTWELDELHGQDAIRNVLVSMTFAKDDKLTGTGGCNRFVGSWKHSDSRNLDLTAGGSTRIACEEAIMTQEQAFFQALEDTARYRLDEDELELYNADGVEIAEFDRIRPTELTRTQWQVVAFNNGQQAVVPVLDDSTLLTMFDPDGTVSGQSGCNTFTGDYSRGSDSSMEIGELAQTLMACDQPIMDQETQFLAALKQADTYELGKGTLDLRAEDGSLLVMFRESN; encoded by the coding sequence ATGAGACGGAGAATCATCAAACCCGCTATCGTTCTCGCTGCGCTCGTCGCACTGACAACAGTGCTGGCCGCATGTGGGACAACCGGGCAGGCCGCACGATTGCTCGACTCCACATGGGAACTCGACGAGCTGCATGGCCAGGACGCGATCCGCAACGTGCTGGTGTCCATGACGTTCGCAAAGGACGACAAGCTCACGGGCACCGGCGGCTGTAATCGATTCGTTGGATCATGGAAGCATAGCGATTCACGCAACCTGGATCTGACGGCCGGCGGCTCGACGCGCATCGCCTGTGAAGAAGCGATCATGACGCAGGAACAAGCGTTCTTCCAGGCACTTGAGGACACTGCCCGCTATCGACTCGACGAGGACGAGCTGGAGCTCTACAACGCCGACGGCGTCGAGATCGCAGAGTTTGATCGCATCCGACCAACCGAGTTGACCCGAACGCAGTGGCAAGTCGTCGCCTTCAACAACGGCCAGCAGGCAGTCGTCCCCGTGCTCGACGACTCAACGCTGTTGACGATGTTCGACCCCGATGGCACGGTGAGCGGTCAATCCGGTTGCAACACGTTCACTGGCGACTACTCACGTGGCAGTGACAGCTCAATGGAAATCGGCGAGCTCGCCCAAACGCTGATGGCCTGCGACCAGCCGATCATGGATCAGGAAACGCAGTTCCTGGCGGCGCTGAAGCAAGCCGACACTTACGAACTCGGCAAGGGCACACTGGATCTGCGCGCGGAAGACGGCTCATTGCTCGTCATGTTCCGCGAATCAAACTAG